DNA from Thermoplasma acidophilum DSM 1728:
TCGGATAGGTATTCTGGGGGCATCGTGATATCGCTTTCCCTGATAGGCCTGGCAGTATCAGCAATTATGTCTGCACTGTCCCCGGATATAGAATGGGAATACGTTTCCAGCCTGATTATGGGTCTGACCGCAGGATGGGTTTACCCTGCATCCATAAACGTCATGAATCATTATTACCGTGAGAACAGGAGTGTTTACATAGGATACTATAGTATAGCCTGGCCTCTGGCCATAGTTCTATCCGGATTCATGCTACCATATCTTGCGCTGAAGATCGGCTGGCAGTGGGGTTACTATTCTTCAGCCATCGCATCGATCGTAATAGCGATCATGGCATTCAGTCTGAAGACAGAGCATTCAGGGTACAGCATCGATCCTAGCCTCATAAAGAACAGAGATGTTCTGCTTCTCTCATTTGGAGGCTTTCTCTTCTTCATATCGTACTGGTCCCTTACGCTGTATGCCTACAAGTATTTCGTATCGATAGGCATAAGCCCAGTGATTTCCGGATTCGTATTTTCCTCAATGGCCATAACAGGGCTGTTCTCAACATCCCTTTCTGGATACATAATATCACGGATCGGGACAAAAAACGCTGTTGTCATATCCCTTGTAGCCTACGGGATCATAATATTGGCGTTTTCATTTATTCGAAATGCAGTTCTTCTGATAGTCATATCGCTAGTGATGGGATTCTTCAGGTTCATCATAACGCCCGGAAATTCCGGCCTTTCCATAGAAATAGGAAGGGAAAGGGCAGGAAGCGTTTCTGGCATAGCCAACATGTTCTGGCAGTCCAGCGGGATCGTCGGGCCGATCGTGTCCTCTGCACTTATCCTGGATGTGGGATTCAGGAATCTATGGATAGTCCTGGCCATAATGGTATTCCTATCCACGTTCCTGTACCGTGGTATAGCAACTTCATTCCATACAACAGCTCATCATGGAGATATCCCTCAGAAATGACTGCGCTGCAAGCTTTATGCCTTCATTGACCGTCGGGAACACATGTGGCGTATCTATGACATCGCCCACAGTCATGCCTGCATGGAGGATCGCTGATGCCTCGTTTATCATGTCCGCTGCGTTCTCTGCAACGATCTGTATCCCAATTATTCTGCCCGTTCCCTGTTCTGCTACTATCTTTATCATCCCTCGATCATTCCTCAGTATCCTCTCCTTGGGCACGTCGGTGGTGTATATCGATCTGACATCGTAATTCAAGCCGGCCTTAAGGGCCTCATCCTCCGTGTAACCAACTGACGCGTATTCCGGACTCGTAAATACCGCAACTGGAAAACTATTCAGATCGACGCTTATGCCCGCATGATCGAACATGTTCTCGGCAGCTATGACACCTTCCTTCGATGCAAGCGTTTCAAGCTTCAGTCTCTGCTTGACCACATCGCCTGCCGCGTATATCTTCCTGTTGGATGTCCTGAGAGTGCTGTCAACCTCAATGCCGTACCTGTCATACTTCACGCCTGTCTTCTCAAGATCCAGATCGGCATTCGGCGATCTTCCTGTGGCTACGAGGATCTCGTCAGCCTCAATCTCATGCTGAACACCATTTTTCTCGAATCTAACGATCTTCTTACCGTTCCTGACTGAGACATCTTTAACCATGGATGAAAGTGAGAATTCAACACCGTCACTGGCCATGGCATCCATTACCATCTGCGCCATGTCCTTAGATATGCCAGGAAGTATCTGATCCGCTATCTCAACTATGTGCACCCTGCTTCCAAGCCTTGCAGCTGCCTGGCCTATCTCAGATCCAATGGGCCCGCTGCCTATTATGACAAGACTCTCTGGAATTCTTTCCAGGGCCCAGAACTCGTTGCTTGTTATGTATCCAGCATTGGCAAGCCCGGGCACTGCTGGTATGGATGGCCTGCTTCCCGTAGCTATTAACACGTTGTATCCGAACAGTTCCTGTCCGTCATCCAATTTAACCCTGCGATCTCCCGTGAAGACTGCGCGTGATCTGTAAAGGTCTATGTTTTCATATCCAGAGATCACCGCTTCATACTTGTTGTGCCGTTCCTCGTCAACAGCCATCCTTATGAAATCCATCACTTCGCCAGTCTCAACTGCGTATGTGGCCTTTAAACCGGGATACCTCGGCTTCGCTATGTACTTCAGGTTCTTCGCAGCTGAGATGAGCATCTTCGAAGGGACGCAACCAACGTTAACACATGTTCCGCCAAGCGGCCCTGTGCCGACCATCGCTATGCTGGCCTGCCCAGACGTTATCTCCGACGCTTTTATGGCTGCTGAGAATGCTGCAGCGCCGTACCCTAAAATGAGAAGATCGTACTCCTTACTCAATCTTTCTTACCTCCCCTCTGTACCTTGTAACCTTGAATACCCGGGCATCCTCCAGTTTTTCAGGCGAAATCTTGCTTTCGTCTATCACCACCTCAGCCCTCTTTTCCGGCAGGGAAACCTCTGCACTGAGGACTCCGTCCACGCTTTCCAGACCATTTTTAACGGTGACAGCACAATCATCGCATGTCATTCCGTATATCTTCATCTCAACCTTCTTCATAGTTGTATATTGGATTAAAATATATAATCAATAAAGTAAAAAAATCCTTACCTTAAATGGACTTGGAATGTTTTTAAGAAGTGTTGTGACATTGCCGTTTGTTCCATTTTTCTGTGGACAGCTGATGGCTGGTGTGATAAACGTGGCAGAAGACAGCACAAAGGATATAAATAGGCTGATGGGTTTTGCGTACTTCCTAATTATCTTCGCAGTAATAGTGGCCATCAGCCTTGTATTCAGGGTAGCGCTGCTTGCGCCTCCCTTTGCCGTTTCGGCCTACCTCATTACGGTGGCCCACAGAGGCAAGTATTCCATGCCTGAATCCGTACTGATATCGTATATCGCGGTTATATTGATAACAACGGCTTTTCACCTTTCAATTGGCGTTGGGCCGATTTCACTGTATTTAACGACACTTGCTGTGGCTGCCATCATAACTTTCACGAAGTATAGCCATCCACCCGCGATCGCTCTAGCAATATTCTCTTTCATTGTGCATTCGGACGTTATCTTTGCAGAGTCCAGCCTGATCATAGTTGCCGTACTGGTTGTATCCGATATTCTCATTCATCGTACATTAAGGGGGAAGAATTCGCTCTCTTAAAGAGCGCAGTATATTCGCTTTTCAAGAAGCCTGTTCTCAAAATAAGTGTATAATTTGTGAACGTAAAAACGACGCTTCGATCAAACACTTGCTGTTAGATAGAAAAAACGCTACGTGGTGTGCATCTGTATTTTTTTCAATTGCAATCTTCTGTGCATTCTCCAGGAATTTTATGCTTATCATCTTGAGCCAGATAAATACTGTTCTTATGCAGGCTTTATCGGTATGATCGTGAATGTGAGTATGAACATTATCAATGAAACTACGCCCAGCGCTATGTCAAGCCCCGATATCTTGGAATAATCGTTTAAAGCTGGTGGATGAACGAGCCCGGTGAATATCACGAAGATGGCGATTATCCACCATCCAGTATAGAAGAAACCTATGGCGAACAGGAAAGCGAGAAACACGTACGATAGTATGTTGGCCCTGCTTCCCAGCACACCGCGGACTATGTGGCTTCCATCCAGCTGGCCCGCAGGTATGAGGTTCATTGCTGTCGCGAACATGCCGACCCAGACCGCAAATACCATAGGAAATATTGGCCCTGTGAAATTTGTGTTGAGACCAAACAGGTGGTATATCAGCGGAAACGTCACCTTGAAGGGAATGTATGCTGGGGGGATGGGCTTTACAACATTCTGAAAATAATCTGCAACGAAGAGCAGCGGAAGGGCAGTAATAAATCCGGCTATTGGCCCTGCGGCGCCTATCTCCGCCATTGCCTTGCGGTTTGGAAGCGGATCCCTGAGCGATATGAAAGCGCCGAATGTGCCTATGCCAACTGGAAACGGTATGAAAAACGGGAGTGAGGCCTTGACATGATGCTTTCTGGCGACCAGGAAGTGAGCGCTTTCATGTATTCCGAGTATGAGAAGCAGCGGAGCTGAGAAGAACAGGAAACCGTAGCCCCATAGCCTAAGCTCGTAGTATGCACCCTTTGGCACGAAGTTTATAGAGTACTGCGAACCCACATACATTGTGGAGAGTATGGTGGCGACGAGAAGTATCAAGTTCACTATATTGCCAAAATAACGCTGCTTCGGCCTCTTCGTCACCTGTATTATGTTTTCTCCGTCCCTTATCACCATCGGTATGAAGCCATGGTCAATGAGATCCCTGCGTATGTAATCGAAGGCGTCGTCTATGTTGGGATTATCGCTGTCAAAGAAGTAAAACTTGACTGAGATCGGATCCACGATTATATCGTATACATTTATCCTTGACGTGACCACAGAGACAACGTATTTTAAATCCTCATTCTGAACCTTGATGGTCTGCTCCATTTATCATTACCTGATCGTTATATATCTTCCCCGGAAGTAACGAGATGCAGTCACGTTTCCTGCACTCTGACCCTCCGGGGAACTCTTTGCCCGCCTCTGATCGGATTATCACCGAAAGCTACACCACATATTCTCAATTCGAGGCCCATGGCAAGGCAACCTCTAGTCTCACGTCGTCGTTACCACTCACGGCTCATGGAACTAGATGATGAGACAATCCAATATTAAAAATTGATTTAATTACTTTTACATTGCCCGTGGATATCTTCATTTATAAGGATAATTAGACCTTGTGCGTCTCAGATCGTACCGAGACTGAAAATGCTTTCTGGCCCATGGCTGAGATCAGGATGAGCAGGGCCATTGAGATCACGGTTATGGTGACAGCTGACATACGAACGTATCCGATCAGATAGATCAGCGTTGGCACCATGAAACCGTTTATGGCAGAGAAATTCATTGACGGCCCTATCTTCTCCGGGCTCAGGTTTTCATCCCTTAAGAACCCGGGAATTACCGCATTTACCGCCAGGCCAAAGACGGTAAACACGATCGCAGCATAGAAGTTGAGGAACAGGAATGCGAATACAGATAACACCATAGATATGGACGCTATGGAATAGACGGATCTCTTAAATCCGTAGCGCTTGGCAATTACAGGAAATGCCATATAAGCCGGTACCGCGAGGAAATATGCAATTTCTGACTCAAGGAACGCCTGCGATCCGAAGATCTGCGGCACTATCTGCAAAACGAATGCAGGTTCGAAAGCCAGAAAGTAAATCAGGAACCCATACAGGGAGAAGTTGAAGCCTGAAGCTATGACATGGCCTATGCTGACTTTTCTGAGGAGCATCCCGAGAGCGGAGATCGGCAGCGCTACTGCGCCTGAAACCAGTGCATATCTGTAGGGCAGTATGGCGGAAACCATGGCTGCGAGTATCCATCCTATTGCCCACCCTCCCGTGGTGAGGCCGATTATGTGCTGCTTTCTTGTTCGGACTGCAACCTCCACGGCAAATGAAGTTGATATGCCGAAGGCCACTCCAATGAGGAATCGCATGATTATCATTATGGGAACACTGTCTAGAAATGACATGTAGGCCGAGATAAGTCCGAGCGCTGACATTGAGACGGTGAACGGCGTTCCCAGGTACTTGAAGCGCGAATACATATAGGCTCCGATGAACCTACCTATGTATGGAGAACCAATTATAATGAATGTTGTATAATATGGTATGTTCAAACTTTTTGATATATATGCAATGTAAAATGTTGGAACTACGAGAATAAATGTCGGAATGACATAGCCAATTATCGCCAGAATTTCAGATATATGTCCATACTGTCTTACAGTGTATGCAGTTTCCATAGTTTTTCCGACATTTTGTATTGATATTTAAGCATTTTTGAATTTTTCCCGAACATTATGACGTGAAACAGCATCGAATGGAAGAATAGATTAGGATGAAGGCAATTATCGAGGAATGATCGGTGGGAATGCGCCGGCACCATACTACAGGAACAGGTCTCTGTGGGGAGTTAGCATTGCAGCCTCGGTAAGATCCATAGGTTACGGTGCAACATGGCCGTTTCTTGCCGTGTACTTCAACACGTATCTTCACATGAGCCTATTGTTCGTTGGCCTTATATTCACGCTGAACTCCGGCATTTCCATAGTCTTCAGCCTGTTTGCCGGCTACATGGCAGCCGCATTCGGAAGGAAATTCACACTCGTGCTGGGAAACGTGGCCGGTTTTATCCTGTACTTGCTGCTGTCGATCTTTTCTGGAAAAAACGTAGCGATCATATCGACACTCTTCGTGCTGACGGCGTTTTCCGGATCGCTAGTCTTCCCCTCTGCAAACTCAATAGTTTCAGATATAACCTCGAGCATGGATCGTGAAATGGGATATGCAATCTACAGGATAATGGCAAACCTTGGCTGGGCCATAGGCCCTCTCATAAGTGCAATCATATTCTCCTATGGTTTCGGCTTCATATTTCTGTTCGTGGCCATAGCCAACGCCTTCGCCACCGTGATTGCCCTTATCTTTGTGAAGACGAATACGAAGTTCCGATCGAACAGATCCGGCTTTCTGGTCAAGGATTACACGCTTTTCTTTTTCAGCGTACCGGTTTTCCTGCTGATAATGGTTTCATCGCAATTCTCCGTTACTTTGCCAATATACATAGTTGATGACCTCCATATTGTGATAAAGAACCTGGCCTACTTCTATGCTGTCAACGGAATAGTGGTTGTCGTGGGCCAGTATCCCATATCCAGAATGATGAGGGGGCACTCTGACCTTTACGGCCTCATATTCGGATCTGTCTTCTACACCATCGGGTATCTTATGGTCTCGTTCTCGCACAGCCTGTTCTATCTCATAATCGACATGATCATTATAACCATAGGCGAGAACTTTACCTCACCGAACATAAGCACTGTGGCGTCGAAAATCGCACCCAGGGACAAGGTTGGGCGTTATATGGGGTTCATAGGCATGATAAACCAGCTTGCCAGAACGGCATCGCCGTCCGTGGGCACATTCATACTATATTCGCTTTCATCTTCTCCCATCCTGGTCTGGCCAGCGATAGATGGATTCGGCATATCGGCCATCATCCTGTTCCTTGTATTCAAGATCGCATTCGTTGACAGGAGCAGGGCTTCTGGCAGGCCTGTGAATATCTGATCTATTGAATATTGAGATATTTCCGGACACTGTCTGTCATTGATATGGCACCCAGTGTAAGGATTCTTCCTATCTCCACATCTATTACCGTCATAGACGCATTCTTTATGGAGAGGCCGTATGTTTCTTCCTCACCCATTTCCAGGAAATACGAAATGGCTGCTCTTATTGGATCAGAGTGGGTCACGTAAACGTTTATACCTTCCCTTGATGCTATGGCCTCAACCACGCGTTTTTGAAGGCTATCCCACTTCTCCATTTCAAGATCTTCCCTGATCTTCCCGGTTATGTGCCCACTATATAGACCATTCGTGAACTCGTTTGCCTTTCTGCCTCGTGCCTTGCCAAGACCGATCTCTATCAGGCGCTGATCCGTGACCACGTCCTTGTTGAAACTGTCCGCTATGATCTGCGCTGTGTCGAACGCACGTTTTATCGGACTTGAATAGAAATTCTTAATATCTATGCCCTTGAGCTCGGCCGCCGCATGTTCGGCCTGCCTCATACCCTTCTCGGTTAGCATATTATTGTCTATTGTATCTGATAGGATACCCTTGACATTGATATCGCTCTCCCCATGCCTTATAAGTATAGCGATCTTCATGATGCCTCCATCACCAATGCCTATTAGAAATTTATATATCACGTGTATACGGATATCCTGTTTGTCATCACATTATTCGACCTATGAATACCCTGGTGGTGTACCTCAATATTATCTTACCATTTTTCTGATTTGTGGTGAACAGATCCTGGAGCCTTGACATCGCATCCTTGTACCTCGGATCGTCTTCCTTAAGGCTGTAAGACGTGGACAGATACCTTCCCACCAATCCATCAAGGTCTAGCTCCTGGAGATTGTCCATCTGGTAATAGTCATAATCGTAGTTGAAGAAACTGTATATTCGCTCAACGGAGATTGCGGTGCTACCTGTGCCGCGATACCCCTTGCTGAACTCACGAATGATCTCTTCGTACTGCTCAGTGAAAGGATCGCGCACATCCCTATCGTTCCATATGAGTACGACGAGGTTCGGAGGCTTCAGTATCCTCCTGAATTCCCTCTTCGCCTTATCCTCATCAAACCAGTGGAAAGACTGGCCGGCCGTTATAACATTGACAGAATGGTCGTTCAGATGGGTAGATTCGGCCTTGCCATTGACAAAAGTAACGTTACTGTAACGAGAAAGGTTCTTTCTGGCCATGTTAAGCATATCGTCATTCGGATCCACGCATATTACCGTGTTTCCATTCTCAAGGAACATTGACGCTAGTATTCCAGTGCCGCAACCCATATCCGCAACGATCATATCCTTCGTGAAGCCGTATTTATCGTTCAGAAGTTTTATGATCTCTGGCGGATAGGAAGGCCTGTATTTGGAATAGGCCTCAGCCTTGCCTGTAAAATTCCCCTCTGTTGTAGCCATACATATGCACCTCCCGCCAGATCACATATCTCAAAGTGTTCACATTGTTAACGTCAATACAGCGAGCGACAATAAAAAGATTTCTGAAATGCCAAGAAAACCGAGATTCCTTGATCTTCTGGCATTGTCAATGCCTACCTAATACCAGCATTCGGCATTGTTAATCGCTTTGGTGTCTATTGAAAATAATATTATATCGATGAACTGTGTCATCAGCGATAGGCATAACAATTTTAGGAAATCCAATACAATATAAGCAAATGTCTGTAAAAAATGTGACAAAATACTTAAAAAAAGCCACTGGAGGGCATCGATCCCCCGACCTGCTGATTACAAGTCAGCTGCTCTACCAACTGAGCTACAGTGGCTTACTGTCAGGAAATTCAATTTTGTATATTATTTTTTATCTTTACAAAACCTCAAAACAATTTTGATGCCTCGCCGAATGCCAACGGTATCAGCATCTCCTTCTCTGACAGCCCGCCATGCATCCCTCTCATGTGCGAATCGCGCATGCCCGGAAGCCTGTACCAGATCATCTCGTTGCCGGGCGGCACTATGATCATGTTTCCGGCCCGCCTAAGTGTGAGATCCGCAGGCTTCCGCGGACCAAAGAATTGCTGTGAAACTATGTTTTCCACCAGATCTATGAATGCACCGCCGAACTCTTTCTTCGCATATCTAACGACATCATCCAGATCTTCCTTCTTAACGAATAGAAAGACGTCTCTCGGGCTTCCAACAGGAGGTATCTTGTATCGTCCATCGCTCTTCAAAGATCTGAATATCTTTCTCTTGTCGTTCAGGTAAACGATTCTTGACGAATCCACCTGAATGTGCCCGTGATCCGATGTTATCACGATGAGCGTATTTTTAAGATTTTCAGCAGGTATCTGCCTGAACGTGTCCACTATCATGTTGGATATGGTTGAAGCCTCCAACCTGTACATTTCGCTCTCTGGCCCGTAGACATGGCCAATATGGTCTATATTGTCCACGTAGAAGTAGTAATAGTCATAGGCGCCGCGCATTATCTCATTTTTCAGAAGAAGAAGGCCGTCAGTTATGTAAGAATAGCCTATCACATCTGAGCCTTCCTGTATCAGTTTTGTATATTCGCCGCTGACTATATTGGACTTCAGGAATGAAACACTGCGTATTCCATCGGATCTTAGGCGATGGAACACAGTTTCTCCCCTGAACAGATTCGCAGGCTTCATGTGCTCAAACCGTTTTCTATACCGCTTTACTATTGGCTTGTAGGGCAGCGTAAGGGCCACTGTCCTCGCTTCATCAAAGTAAAGGATCCATTCAAGTAGGCCGTGATCCGATGGAGGCAGGCCGGTATTTATGGTGGTGTTTGCAGCAGCGGTGGTCGATGGAAACACCGTAGTTATCGGACAAAGATATCCGTTCTGGGAAAAAGCCTCGTGAAGATGAGAACCATAAGCCGGATTAGTAAACTTGTCATATCCGAAGCCATCAAGATAGAAGAAAACTATCCTATCATAAGATCCCCTGAAATAAGTGAATATGCTGTCTGCAAGCCTCTCCTGGCCACCTACACCAAAAACTTCTAAAATGGAGTTCGGAACATTGTAAAGGTTGTAGCCCTCGTAATTCGGTTTTATTCTGTCATCATCGATCCTGTTCGCGGTGGCCTTGCCGTACGTATCCAGTATCATAGCGGCCGATCATTTCATCGATTATAAATATGAGTTGTGGTGGTCCGTAGCCAGAAAATATATAGCAATGGCAGAGGGTATGCATATTGCCCAACTTTATATATTTCAATGGGATTTCTCACTTTCCCCGGTGAAACAATGAGCAGGATCGTAATAGCATTGGGAGGAAATGCACTTCTACAAAATGGAGAGAAACGGGATTACGAAACGCAATACGAACATGCATACAAAACATTCGAAAGCCTCAGGTTCGTGACTGAAGACAACGAAGTGGTCATAACACATGGAAACGGCCCGCAGGTGGGAGACATACAACAGAGCCACGATATCTCGGGCATAGGGGCATACCTACACCAGAGCGTTGCAATGTCCCAGGGGTACATAGGAGAGATACTTGCGAACGCTTACACCAACATTAAGACCAAATACAACCTGCGCAAGAACATATTCACCATAATAACCAGGGTACTCGTGGATGAGAATGACCCAGCGTTCAGCAATCCGGAGAAGCCAATAGGCCGGTACTACAGCGATGCTGAGGTTGAAGAAGCAAGAAAGAACGGCTGGATCATGAAGAAGTTTCGAGATGGCTGGCGCAGGGTCGTGCCATCACCCGATCCGAGACAGATACTGGAGGAACCCGTTATCGAATACCTGCTCCACAACGGCAATCTGCCCATAGCAGTCGGAGGCGGCGGCGTCCCAGTTGTCAGGAAGGGCGAACAGATACATGGCATCGATGCCGTAATAGACAAGGATCTGGCCTCATCCGTTCTGGCCACAGCTATAAGGGCAGACTTCCTGATGATACTTACTGATGTTGACAACGTTTACGTGAACTACGGAAAGCCTGATCAGAAGGGGCTTCACGAGGTACACGTCGAAGAGATCGAAAAATACCTAAAAGAAGGGCAGTTTGGAGAGGGGAGCATGAAGCCAAAGGTCATGGCTGCCATAAGGTTCATAAAGAATGGCGGCAAAAAGGCATTCATAACATCGATAGAGAACAGCATGAATGCTCTATCAGGGAGATCCGGGACTATCATTGTACGATGACGAAGTCCCT
Protein-coding regions in this window:
- a CDS encoding MFS transporter, with the translated sequence MFVGSASFFLSYYVRLSWTILSVYMPFKPTVAQEGFAFAIFFVGYVIVQIPSGFISDRYSGGIVISLSLIGLAVSAIMSALSPDIEWEYVSSLIMGLTAGWVYPASINVMNHYYRENRSVYIGYYSIAWPLAIVLSGFMLPYLALKIGWQWGYYSSAIASIVIAIMAFSLKTEHSGYSIDPSLIKNRDVLLLSFGGFLFFISYWSLTLYAYKYFVSIGISPVISGFVFSSMAITGLFSTSLSGYIISRIGTKNAVVISLVAYGIIILAFSFIRNAVLLIVISLVMGFFRFIITPGNSGLSIEIGRERAGSVSGIANMFWQSSGIVGPIVSSALILDVGFRNLWIVLAIMVFLSTFLYRGIATSFHTTAHHGDIPQK
- the merA gene encoding mercury(II) reductase; the encoded protein is MSKEYDLLILGYGAAAFSAAIKASEITSGQASIAMVGTGPLGGTCVNVGCVPSKMLISAAKNLKYIAKPRYPGLKATYAVETGEVMDFIRMAVDEERHNKYEAVISGYENIDLYRSRAVFTGDRRVKLDDGQELFGYNVLIATGSRPSIPAVPGLANAGYITSNEFWALERIPESLVIIGSGPIGSEIGQAAARLGSRVHIVEIADQILPGISKDMAQMVMDAMASDGVEFSLSSMVKDVSVRNGKKIVRFEKNGVQHEIEADEILVATGRSPNADLDLEKTGVKYDRYGIEVDSTLRTSNRKIYAAGDVVKQRLKLETLASKEGVIAAENMFDHAGISVDLNSFPVAVFTSPEYASVGYTEDEALKAGLNYDVRSIYTTDVPKERILRNDRGMIKIVAEQGTGRIIGIQIVAENAADMINEASAILHAGMTVGDVIDTPHVFPTVNEGIKLAAQSFLRDISMMSCCME
- a CDS encoding heavy-metal-associated domain-containing protein, whose protein sequence is MKKVEMKIYGMTCDDCAVTVKNGLESVDGVLSAEVSLPEKRAEVVIDESKISPEKLEDARVFKVTRYRGEVRKIE
- a CDS encoding HPP family protein gives rise to the protein MAGVINVAEDSTKDINRLMGFAYFLIIFAVIVAISLVFRVALLAPPFAVSAYLITVAHRGKYSMPESVLISYIAVILITTAFHLSIGVGPISLYLTTLAVAAIITFTKYSHPPAIALAIFSFIVHSDVIFAESSLIIVAVLVVSDILIHRTLRGKNSLS
- a CDS encoding site-2 protease family protein, giving the protein MEQTIKVQNEDLKYVVSVVTSRINVYDIIVDPISVKFYFFDSDNPNIDDAFDYIRRDLIDHGFIPMVIRDGENIIQVTKRPKQRYFGNIVNLILLVATILSTMYVGSQYSINFVPKGAYYELRLWGYGFLFFSAPLLLILGIHESAHFLVARKHHVKASLPFFIPFPVGIGTFGAFISLRDPLPNRKAMAEIGAAGPIAGFITALPLLFVADYFQNVVKPIPPAYIPFKVTFPLIYHLFGLNTNFTGPIFPMVFAVWVGMFATAMNLIPAGQLDGSHIVRGVLGSRANILSYVFLAFLFAIGFFYTGWWIIAIFVIFTGLVHPPALNDYSKISGLDIALGVVSLIMFILTFTIIPIKPA
- a CDS encoding MFS transporter codes for the protein METAYTVRQYGHISEILAIIGYVIPTFILVVPTFYIAYISKSLNIPYYTTFIIIGSPYIGRFIGAYMYSRFKYLGTPFTVSMSALGLISAYMSFLDSVPIMIIMRFLIGVAFGISTSFAVEVAVRTRKQHIIGLTTGGWAIGWILAAMVSAILPYRYALVSGAVALPISALGMLLRKVSIGHVIASGFNFSLYGFLIYFLAFEPAFVLQIVPQIFGSQAFLESEIAYFLAVPAYMAFPVIAKRYGFKRSVYSIASISMVLSVFAFLFLNFYAAIVFTVFGLAVNAVIPGFLRDENLSPEKIGPSMNFSAINGFMVPTLIYLIGYVRMSAVTITVISMALLILISAMGQKAFSVSVRSETHKV
- a CDS encoding MDR family MFS transporter, with amino-acid sequence MIGGNAPAPYYRNRSLWGVSIAASVRSIGYGATWPFLAVYFNTYLHMSLLFVGLIFTLNSGISIVFSLFAGYMAAAFGRKFTLVLGNVAGFILYLLLSIFSGKNVAIISTLFVLTAFSGSLVFPSANSIVSDITSSMDREMGYAIYRIMANLGWAIGPLISAIIFSYGFGFIFLFVAIANAFATVIALIFVKTNTKFRSNRSGFLVKDYTLFFFSVPVFLLIMVSSQFSVTLPIYIVDDLHIVIKNLAYFYAVNGIVVVVGQYPISRMMRGHSDLYGLIFGSVFYTIGYLMVSFSHSLFYLIIDMIIITIGENFTSPNISTVASKIAPRDKVGRYMGFIGMINQLARTASPSVGTFILYSLSSSPILVWPAIDGFGISAIILFLVFKIAFVDRSRASGRPVNI
- a CDS encoding 2,3-diphosphoglycerate-dependent phosphoglycerate mutase, which produces MKIAILIRHGESDINVKGILSDTIDNNMLTEKGMRQAEHAAAELKGIDIKNFYSSPIKRAFDTAQIIADSFNKDVVTDQRLIEIGLGKARGRKANEFTNGLYSGHITGKIREDLEMEKWDSLQKRVVEAIASREGINVYVTHSDPIRAAISYFLEMGEEETYGLSIKNASMTVIDVEIGRILTLGAISMTDSVRKYLNIQ
- a CDS encoding class I SAM-dependent methyltransferase, producing MATTEGNFTGKAEAYSKYRPSYPPEIIKLLNDKYGFTKDMIVADMGCGTGILASMFLENGNTVICVDPNDDMLNMARKNLSRYSNVTFVNGKAESTHLNDHSVNVITAGQSFHWFDEDKAKREFRRILKPPNLVVLIWNDRDVRDPFTEQYEEIIREFSKGYRGTGSTAISVERIYSFFNYDYDYYQMDNLQELDLDGLVGRYLSTSYSLKEDDPRYKDAMSRLQDLFTTNQKNGKIILRYTTRVFIGRIM
- a CDS encoding alkaline phosphatase family protein produces the protein MILDTYGKATANRIDDDRIKPNYEGYNLYNVPNSILEVFGVGGQERLADSIFTYFRGSYDRIVFFYLDGFGYDKFTNPAYGSHLHEAFSQNGYLCPITTVFPSTTAAANTTINTGLPPSDHGLLEWILYFDEARTVALTLPYKPIVKRYRKRFEHMKPANLFRGETVFHRLRSDGIRSVSFLKSNIVSGEYTKLIQEGSDVIGYSYITDGLLLLKNEIMRGAYDYYYFYVDNIDHIGHVYGPESEMYRLEASTISNMIVDTFRQIPAENLKNTLIVITSDHGHIQVDSSRIVYLNDKRKIFRSLKSDGRYKIPPVGSPRDVFLFVKKEDLDDVVRYAKKEFGGAFIDLVENIVSQQFFGPRKPADLTLRRAGNMIIVPPGNEMIWYRLPGMRDSHMRGMHGGLSEKEMLIPLAFGEASKLF
- the arcC gene encoding carbamate kinase: MSRIVIALGGNALLQNGEKRDYETQYEHAYKTFESLRFVTEDNEVVITHGNGPQVGDIQQSHDISGIGAYLHQSVAMSQGYIGEILANAYTNIKTKYNLRKNIFTIITRVLVDENDPAFSNPEKPIGRYYSDAEVEEARKNGWIMKKFRDGWRRVVPSPDPRQILEEPVIEYLLHNGNLPIAVGGGGVPVVRKGEQIHGIDAVIDKDLASSVLATAIRADFLMILTDVDNVYVNYGKPDQKGLHEVHVEEIEKYLKEGQFGEGSMKPKVMAAIRFIKNGGKKAFITSIENSMNALSGRSGTIIVR